A DNA window from Streptomyces canus contains the following coding sequences:
- a CDS encoding ABC transporter substrate-binding protein — MKPISSRRARAVVVALAAGSLALTACSKNEGGNSGTDSKKDQSEASVQSKAVTYADAAGSTGPAEEVTGAKPGGTINVYQEAGLSHLDPGQIYVSDAGQVANLLFRRLTQFKEDGKGGVSVVGDLATDSGKSSDGGKTWTFTLKDGIKDQNGNAITSADVRHTVERQYASFIFDGPTYLQTWLSGADYRKALPDGGFGKKHLPASVLDTPDDKTVVFHFDTARPDLPQTLAMAGYAIVPEKTDTKAAYDKAPVATGPYKIVSNKVGKELVLEKNTNWDPKTDSVRHQYANGFDFQFGITESTQTKRLIADQGEDKNAIQLTGGVEATQIQDVIGNAAVSKRTVKGYQPYVMQLTFNLDRVKDLKVRQAITYAVNSKSLIAGEGGAYGGDVAPNYFAPTLPGYEANYDPYGRLKAPQGNIAKAKEILKGVPAAEKKVVFAYSNSEAGQKRKVAIEDALSKVGFNVVSKEVDAASYYEQIGKLKNPYDIYITGWGQDWPSPGTVITPIYDGTQVADGSSNYSHVKDPKVDALIKQALSEDPTAAAKTWKEAQHYLLEKIVPAAPLWYTKQFQLSGSNIGGARYGSVSSLIDITRLYVKS; from the coding sequence ATGAAGCCCATCAGCTCGCGCAGAGCGCGCGCCGTCGTCGTCGCCCTCGCGGCCGGTTCCCTGGCTCTCACGGCCTGCTCCAAGAACGAGGGCGGCAACTCCGGTACCGACTCGAAGAAGGACCAGAGCGAAGCGTCGGTCCAGTCGAAGGCGGTCACCTACGCCGACGCCGCGGGCTCGACGGGTCCGGCCGAGGAGGTCACCGGCGCCAAGCCCGGTGGCACGATCAACGTGTACCAGGAGGCGGGCCTCTCGCACCTGGACCCGGGCCAGATCTACGTCTCCGACGCCGGCCAGGTCGCCAACCTGCTGTTCCGTCGCCTGACCCAGTTCAAGGAGGACGGCAAGGGCGGCGTCTCGGTCGTGGGTGACCTCGCGACCGACTCGGGCAAGTCCTCGGACGGCGGCAAGACCTGGACCTTCACGCTGAAGGACGGCATCAAGGACCAGAACGGCAACGCCATCACGTCCGCCGACGTCCGCCACACCGTCGAGCGCCAGTACGCGAGCTTCATCTTCGACGGCCCGACCTACCTGCAGACCTGGCTGAGCGGCGCGGACTACCGCAAGGCGCTCCCGGACGGTGGCTTCGGCAAGAAGCACCTGCCTGCCTCGGTCCTGGACACCCCGGACGACAAGACGGTCGTCTTCCACTTCGACACCGCGCGTCCGGACCTGCCGCAGACCCTGGCCATGGCCGGCTACGCCATCGTCCCGGAGAAGACGGACACGAAGGCTGCGTACGACAAGGCTCCGGTCGCCACCGGCCCGTACAAGATCGTCTCGAACAAGGTCGGCAAGGAGCTCGTCCTCGAGAAGAACACCAACTGGGACCCGAAGACCGACTCCGTGCGCCACCAGTACGCGAACGGTTTCGACTTCCAGTTCGGCATCACCGAGTCGACCCAGACCAAGCGTCTGATCGCCGACCAGGGCGAGGACAAGAACGCCATCCAGCTCACCGGCGGCGTCGAGGCCACGCAGATCCAGGACGTCATCGGCAACGCGGCCGTCAGCAAGCGCACGGTCAAGGGCTACCAGCCCTACGTCATGCAGCTGACCTTCAACCTCGACCGCGTGAAGGACCTGAAGGTCCGCCAGGCGATCACCTACGCCGTCAACTCCAAGTCGCTCATCGCCGGTGAGGGCGGCGCCTACGGCGGCGACGTGGCCCCGAACTACTTCGCCCCGACCCTGCCGGGCTACGAGGCGAACTACGACCCGTACGGCCGTCTGAAGGCGCCGCAGGGCAACATCGCGAAGGCCAAGGAGATCCTCAAGGGCGTTCCGGCGGCCGAGAAGAAGGTCGTCTTCGCCTACTCCAACAGCGAGGCCGGTCAGAAGCGCAAGGTCGCCATCGAGGACGCCCTGAGCAAGGTCGGCTTCAACGTCGTGTCCAAGGAAGTCGACGCCGCGAGCTACTACGAGCAGATCGGCAAGCTCAAGAACCCGTACGACATCTACATCACCGGTTGGGGTCAGGACTGGCCGTCGCCGGGCACGGTGATCACGCCCATCTACGACGGCACCCAGGTCGCCGACGGTTCCTCGAACTACTCGCACGTCAAGGACCCGAAGGTCGACGCACTGATCAAGCAGGCCCTCTCCGAGGACCCGACCGCGGCCGCCAAGACGTGGAAGGAAGCCCAGCACTACCTGCTGGAGAAGATCGTCCCGGCTGCCCCGCTCTGGTACACCAAGCAGTTCCAGCTCTCCGGGTCGAACATCGGCGGCGCCCGCTACGGCTCGGTGTCCAGCCTCATCGACATCACCCGCCTGTACGTGAAGTCGTAA
- a CDS encoding ABC transporter permease, which translates to MFQFIIRRTVGALVTLFLIGAATFFLFVAAPSDYASLACGKDCSPARLEDIRQALGLNLPIHQQFWDFMSGIVMGRDYPTGHCSAPCLGQSFYSGDMVWSTIMDRFPTTLTLTAGGAVVFVIVGVGAGMIAAYRRGTLVDKVATGVSMVLSSFQIYVLGPIVLLIFVYSTGWMDNPQYHPITQDPWTWFTGMLLPVLVMATIFTAQYTRMARSSMIEQLAEEHVRTARAKGMSQKYVFFRYAWRGSMIPIVTVLGIDISAMLGGAVVTELTFSLQGIGRLAVDGAVHKDLPLTMGVMLFGAFFILIVNILTDIAYAYIDPRVRLS; encoded by the coding sequence ATGTTTCAGTTCATCATCCGGCGCACGGTCGGTGCCCTGGTCACCCTGTTCCTCATCGGCGCCGCCACGTTCTTCCTGTTCGTCGCCGCGCCCTCCGACTACGCCTCCCTGGCCTGTGGCAAGGACTGCTCGCCCGCGAGACTGGAGGACATCCGCCAGGCGCTCGGCCTCAACCTGCCGATCCACCAGCAGTTCTGGGACTTCATGTCCGGCATCGTGATGGGCCGTGACTATCCGACCGGGCATTGCAGCGCGCCCTGCCTGGGCCAGTCGTTCTACTCGGGCGACATGGTCTGGTCGACCATCATGGACCGCTTCCCGACGACCCTCACGCTCACCGCGGGCGGTGCGGTCGTCTTCGTCATCGTCGGTGTCGGCGCCGGCATGATCGCCGCCTACCGGCGCGGCACCCTGGTCGACAAGGTCGCCACCGGTGTGTCGATGGTGCTCAGTTCGTTCCAGATCTACGTGCTCGGACCGATCGTCCTGCTGATCTTCGTCTACAGCACCGGCTGGATGGACAACCCGCAGTACCACCCGATCACCCAGGACCCGTGGACCTGGTTCACCGGCATGCTGCTGCCCGTGCTGGTGATGGCCACCATCTTCACCGCGCAGTACACGCGTATGGCCCGCTCCTCGATGATCGAGCAGCTCGCGGAGGAGCACGTCCGCACAGCCCGCGCCAAGGGCATGTCGCAGAAGTACGTGTTCTTCCGCTATGCCTGGCGCGGTTCGATGATCCCGATCGTCACCGTCCTCGGCATCGACATCAGCGCGATGCTCGGCGGCGCCGTGGTCACCGAGCTGACCTTCTCGCTCCAGGGGATCGGCCGTCTCGCCGTGGACGGCGCGGTCCACAAGGACCTGCCGCTCACCATGGGCGTCATGCTGTTCGGTGCCTTCTTCATCCTGATCGTCAACATCCTCACCGACATCGCGTACGCCTACATCGACCCGCGCGTCCGGCTCTCCTAG
- a CDS encoding ABC transporter ATP-binding protein, with protein sequence MTTLTKTEDAPAPTGPESFLSVRDLKVQFSTEDGIVKAVDGLSFDVERGKTLGIVGESGSGKSVTNLTILGLHNPRSSSVDGEIVLDGKELVTATERELEQLRGNKMAMIFQDPLTALSPFYTVGRQLAEPFMKHRGASKKEARDRAVQMLEKVGIPQPKQRYDDYPHQFSGGMRQRAMIAMALMCDPDLLIADEPTTALDVTVQAQILDLLKDLQQEFGSAIIFITHDLGVISNMADDLLVMYAGRAVERGSVREVLGAPKHPYTWGLLSSMPRLDGDINEALEPIPGSPPSLLNPPSGCPFHPRCAFKDEVPGTLCTDSRPPLGEGRASACHLTAEQKQTIFIDKIQPRLR encoded by the coding sequence GTGACCACACTGACCAAGACCGAGGACGCGCCGGCCCCGACCGGTCCGGAGAGCTTCCTCTCGGTGCGTGATCTGAAGGTGCAGTTCTCCACCGAGGACGGCATCGTCAAGGCGGTCGACGGCCTGTCCTTCGACGTCGAGCGCGGCAAGACCCTGGGCATCGTCGGTGAGTCCGGCTCCGGCAAGTCCGTCACCAACCTGACGATCCTGGGCCTGCACAACCCGCGTTCCAGCTCCGTCGACGGCGAGATCGTCCTCGACGGCAAGGAACTCGTCACCGCCACCGAGCGGGAGCTGGAGCAGCTCCGCGGCAACAAGATGGCGATGATCTTCCAGGACCCGCTGACCGCCCTGTCGCCGTTCTACACGGTGGGCCGGCAGCTGGCCGAGCCGTTCATGAAGCACCGGGGCGCCTCCAAGAAGGAGGCCAGGGACCGTGCCGTCCAGATGCTGGAGAAGGTCGGCATCCCGCAGCCCAAGCAGCGCTACGACGACTACCCGCACCAGTTCTCCGGCGGTATGCGCCAGCGCGCGATGATCGCCATGGCGCTGATGTGCGACCCCGACCTGCTGATCGCCGACGAGCCGACCACCGCGCTGGACGTCACCGTGCAGGCCCAGATCCTGGACCTGCTCAAGGACCTCCAGCAGGAGTTCGGCTCCGCGATCATCTTCATCACGCACGACCTCGGCGTCATCTCGAACATGGCCGACGACCTGCTGGTGATGTACGCGGGCCGGGCCGTGGAGCGCGGCTCCGTCCGGGAGGTCCTGGGCGCGCCCAAGCACCCCTACACCTGGGGCCTGCTGAGCTCGATGCCCCGCCTGGACGGCGACATCAACGAGGCGCTGGAGCCGATCCCCGGCTCGCCGCCCTCGCTGCTCAACCCGCCCTCCGGCTGCCCGTTCCACCCGCGGTGCGCCTTCAAGGACGAGGTGCCGGGCACCCTGTGCACCGACTCACGTCCGCCGCTGGGCGAGGGGCGCGCGTCCGCGTGCCACCTGACGGCCGAGCAGAAGCAGACCATTTTCATCGACAAGATCCAGCCCCGGCTGCGCTAG
- a CDS encoding ABC transporter ATP-binding protein — protein sequence MSDNLTLPAQQGSTGTSTEELLKVEGLTKHFPIYGGFPIKRKVGAVQAVDGVDLTVGVGESVGLVGESGCGKSTTGRLITRLLEPTAGKITYSGQDITHASRRQLAPVRSEIQMIFQDPYSSLNPRQTVGSIIKSPMEVNGIEPEGGRETRVRELLELVGLNPEHYNRFPHEFSGGQRQRIGVARALALQPKLIVADEPVSALDVSIQAQVVNLLKKVQDELGIAFLFIAHDLAVVRHFSQRVAVMYLGKIVEVGDRESIYNRPRHPYTHALLSAVPEVDIDGTGASRERIRLSGDVPSPILPPSGCRFRTRCWKAQDKCATDEPPLVQISGNLAGHLTACHFPEDPTTARDEDVIMDPALKALEDVTDSAEPSATDEAPAKD from the coding sequence ATGAGCGACAACCTCACCCTCCCCGCCCAGCAGGGTTCCACCGGCACCTCGACCGAGGAACTCCTCAAGGTCGAGGGCCTGACCAAGCACTTCCCGATCTACGGCGGCTTCCCGATCAAACGCAAGGTCGGCGCCGTTCAGGCCGTCGACGGGGTCGACCTGACGGTCGGCGTCGGCGAGAGCGTCGGCCTGGTCGGCGAGTCCGGCTGCGGCAAGTCGACGACGGGCCGGCTGATCACGCGGCTCCTGGAGCCGACGGCCGGCAAGATCACGTACTCCGGTCAGGACATCACGCACGCCTCGCGCCGTCAGCTGGCGCCGGTGCGGTCCGAGATCCAGATGATCTTCCAGGACCCGTACTCCTCGCTGAACCCGCGGCAGACCGTCGGCTCGATCATCAAGTCGCCGATGGAGGTCAACGGGATCGAGCCGGAGGGCGGCCGGGAGACGCGGGTCCGGGAACTCCTGGAGCTGGTCGGCCTCAACCCCGAGCACTACAACCGCTTCCCGCACGAGTTCTCCGGTGGTCAGCGTCAGCGCATCGGCGTGGCCCGCGCGCTGGCCCTCCAGCCCAAGCTGATCGTGGCGGACGAGCCGGTCTCCGCGCTGGACGTGTCGATCCAGGCGCAGGTCGTCAACCTGCTCAAGAAGGTCCAGGACGAGCTGGGCATCGCCTTCCTGTTCATCGCCCACGACCTGGCCGTCGTACGGCACTTCTCGCAGCGCGTCGCGGTCATGTACCTCGGCAAGATCGTCGAGGTCGGCGACCGCGAGTCGATCTACAACCGCCCCCGGCACCCGTACACGCACGCCCTGCTCTCCGCGGTGCCGGAGGTCGACATCGACGGCACGGGTGCGAGCCGCGAGCGGATCCGCCTGTCCGGCGACGTCCCCTCGCCGATCCTGCCGCCGTCCGGCTGCCGCTTCCGCACCCGGTGCTGGAAGGCGCAGGACAAGTGCGCCACGGACGAGCCTCCGCTGGTCCAGATCTCCGGCAACCTGGCCGGCCACCTCACGGCCTGTCACTTCCCGGAGGACCCGACCACGGCCCGTGACGAGGACGTGATCATGGACCCGGCGCTGAAGGCGCTGGAGGACGTGACGGACTCGGCGGAGCCGTCCGCGACCGACGAGGCGCCGGCCAAGGACTGA
- a CDS encoding peptide ABC transporter substrate-binding protein, protein MRGATHAKWAACAAAVALAAAACGGDSSSDSGGSSDGGAVLSSSWGDPQNPLEPANTNEVQGGKVHDMIFRSLKKYNPETGKAEDMLVQKIDTSDSQNFTITVKDGWTFSNGEKVTAKSFVDAWNYGASLKNNQKNAYFFGYIDGYDKTHPEDGSKQSADTLSGLKVTGERTFTVKLNQKFSTFPDTLGYPAYAPLPQAFFTDHAAWLQKPVGNGPYTIDSYTKGSQMALKKWDGYPGPDKAQNGGVTLKVYTDNNTAYTDLLAGNLDLVDDVPAAQLKNVKNDLGGRYINTPAGIIQTLAFPYYDKRWNTAGTEKVRTGLSRAIDRDQITETIFQKTRTPATDWTSPVLGKEGGFQDGLCGDACDYDPDAAKKLIQDGGGLPGGQIKITYNADTGSHKQWVDAVCNSINNALDNDKACVGNPVGTFADFRSQITAKKMSGPFRAGWQMDYPLIQNFLQPLYYTNASSNDGKWSNKDFDKLVNEANAETDTTKAVEKFQEAEKVVRDNMAAIPLWYQNGSAGYSERLSNVKLNPFSVPVYNEIKVG, encoded by the coding sequence ATGCGTGGAGCCACGCACGCCAAATGGGCCGCATGCGCGGCGGCGGTAGCCCTCGCGGCGGCGGCCTGCGGTGGGGACAGCAGCAGCGACAGCGGCGGCAGCAGTGACGGCGGCGCGGTGCTGAGCTCCTCCTGGGGCGACCCGCAGAACCCGTTGGAGCCGGCTAACACCAACGAGGTGCAGGGCGGCAAGGTCCACGACATGATCTTCCGGAGCCTGAAGAAGTACAACCCGGAAACCGGCAAGGCCGAGGACATGCTCGTCCAGAAGATCGACACGAGCGACTCGCAGAACTTCACGATCACGGTCAAGGACGGCTGGACCTTCAGCAACGGCGAGAAGGTCACCGCCAAGTCGTTCGTGGACGCCTGGAACTACGGGGCCTCCCTCAAGAACAACCAGAAGAACGCCTACTTCTTCGGCTACATCGACGGTTACGACAAGACGCACCCGGAGGACGGCAGCAAGCAGAGCGCCGACACCCTCTCCGGACTGAAGGTCACCGGCGAGCGGACCTTCACCGTCAAGCTCAACCAGAAGTTCTCGACCTTCCCCGACACCCTCGGCTACCCCGCGTACGCCCCGCTCCCGCAGGCGTTCTTCACCGACCACGCGGCCTGGCTGCAGAAGCCCGTCGGGAACGGGCCGTACACCATCGACTCGTACACCAAGGGCTCACAGATGGCCCTGAAGAAGTGGGACGGCTACCCAGGCCCGGACAAGGCTCAGAACGGCGGAGTCACGCTCAAGGTCTACACCGACAACAACACCGCCTACACCGACCTCCTGGCCGGCAACCTCGACCTGGTGGACGACGTCCCGGCCGCCCAGCTCAAGAACGTCAAGAACGACCTCGGCGGCCGCTACATCAACACCCCGGCCGGCATCATCCAGACCCTCGCCTTCCCGTACTACGACAAGAGGTGGAACACGGCCGGGACGGAGAAGGTCCGCACCGGCCTCTCCCGGGCGATCGACCGCGACCAGATCACCGAGACGATCTTCCAGAAGACCCGCACCCCCGCCACCGACTGGACCTCCCCGGTTCTCGGCAAGGAGGGCGGCTTCCAGGACGGACTGTGCGGAGACGCCTGCGACTACGACCCCGACGCCGCCAAGAAGCTCATCCAGGACGGCGGCGGACTCCCCGGCGGTCAGATCAAGATCACGTACAACGCGGACACCGGCTCCCACAAGCAGTGGGTCGACGCCGTCTGCAACTCCATCAACAACGCGCTCGACAACGACAAGGCCTGCGTCGGCAACCCCGTCGGCACCTTCGCCGACTTCCGCAGCCAGATCACCGCGAAGAAGATGAGCGGCCCCTTCCGGGCGGGCTGGCAGATGGACTACCCGCTCATCCAGAACTTCCTCCAGCCGCTCTACTACACCAACGCCTCCTCCAACGACGGCAAGTGGTCCAACAAGGACTTCGACAAGCTCGTCAACGAGGCCAACGCCGAGACCGACACCACCAAGGCGGTGGAGAAGTTCCAGGAGGCCGAGAAGGTCGTACGGGACAACATGGCCGCCATCCCGCTCTGGTACCAGAACGGCAGCGCCGGCTACTCGGAGCGGCTCTCGAACGTGAAGCTCAACCCGTTCAGCGTCCCCGTCTACAACGAGATCAAGGTCGGCTGA
- a CDS encoding ABC transporter permease codes for MGRYVVRRLLQMIPVFIGSTLLIFLMVNVMGDPIAGLCGDKQCDAATAAQLKKEFGLDKPVWQQYLTYMGNVFTGDFGTAFNGQKVTELMATAFPVTIRLTIVAILIEIVIGITLGVITGLKRGRPVDTSVLLLTLVVISIPTFVTGLLLQLLLGVEWGWIKPSVSTDATFGELLVPGLVLASVSLAYVTRLTRTSIAENRRSDYVRTAVAKGLPRQRVIVRHLLRNSLIPVVTFIGTDIGALMGGAIVTERIFNIHGVGYQLYQGILRQNTQTVVGFVTVLVLVFLVANLLVDLLYAVLDPRIRYA; via the coding sequence ATGGGACGGTACGTCGTCCGGCGCCTGCTCCAGATGATCCCGGTGTTCATCGGGTCGACCCTGCTGATCTTCCTCATGGTGAACGTGATGGGCGACCCCATCGCCGGCCTGTGCGGCGACAAGCAGTGCGACGCGGCGACGGCCGCCCAGCTCAAGAAGGAGTTCGGCCTCGACAAGCCGGTCTGGCAGCAGTACCTGACCTACATGGGGAACGTCTTCACCGGCGACTTCGGCACCGCGTTCAACGGCCAGAAGGTCACCGAGCTGATGGCGACGGCGTTCCCCGTGACCATCCGGCTGACGATCGTCGCGATCCTCATCGAGATCGTCATCGGCATCACCCTGGGCGTGATCACCGGGCTCAAGCGCGGCCGGCCCGTCGACACCTCGGTCCTCCTCCTCACCCTCGTCGTGATCTCCATCCCCACCTTCGTCACCGGTCTGCTGCTCCAGCTCCTCCTCGGCGTCGAGTGGGGCTGGATCAAACCCTCGGTGTCCACGGACGCCACCTTCGGCGAGCTGCTCGTGCCGGGCCTGGTCCTCGCGTCCGTGTCACTGGCGTACGTGACCCGGCTGACCCGCACGTCGATCGCGGAGAACCGGCGCTCGGACTACGTCCGTACGGCGGTGGCCAAGGGGCTGCCGAGACAGCGAGTCATCGTGAGGCATCTGCTCCGCAACTCGCTCATCCCCGTGGTCACTTTCATCGGCACCGACATCGGCGCCCTGATGGGCGGTGCGATCGTCACCGAGCGCATCTTCAACATCCACGGCGTCGGCTACCAGCTCTATCAGGGCATCCTGCGCCAGAACACCCAGACCGTGGTCGGCTTCGTCACCGTCCTCGTCCTGGTCTTCCTGGTCGCCAACCTGCTCGTCGACCTCCTGTACGCCGTCCTCGACCCCAGGATCCGCTATGCCTGA
- a CDS encoding ABC transporter permease yields MPESQEPEGAIAGTGAGGAMDLAVSEATTLEKGPDDTGPQDRPRSLWSDAWRDLRRNPVFIISALVILFLVVISLWPSLITSGNPLKCDLSKAQEGSQPGHPFGYDGQGCDVYTRTVYGARTSVTVGVCATLGVAILGSVLGGLAGFFGGFSDSILSRTTDIFFAIPVVLGGLVLLSVVTSSTVWPVIGFMVLLGWPQISRIARGSVITARQNDYVQAARALGASNSRLLLRHIAPNAVAPVIVVATIALGTYIALEATLSYLGVGLKPPTVSWGIDISAASAYIRNAPHMLLWPAGALAVTVLAFIMLGDAVRDALDPKLR; encoded by the coding sequence ATGCCTGAATCCCAGGAACCAGAGGGCGCGATCGCCGGAACCGGAGCGGGCGGTGCGATGGATCTCGCGGTGAGTGAGGCGACCACCCTGGAGAAGGGCCCCGACGACACGGGCCCTCAGGACAGACCCCGCTCCCTGTGGTCCGACGCCTGGCGCGACCTGCGCCGCAACCCCGTCTTCATCATCTCCGCCCTGGTGATCCTCTTCCTGGTCGTCATCTCCCTGTGGCCCTCGCTGATCACCTCGGGCAACCCCCTCAAGTGCGACCTCTCCAAGGCCCAGGAGGGCTCCCAGCCGGGCCACCCCTTCGGCTACGACGGCCAGGGCTGCGACGTCTACACGCGCACGGTGTACGGCGCCCGTACGTCGGTGACCGTGGGCGTCTGCGCCACGCTGGGCGTCGCGATCCTCGGGTCGGTCCTCGGCGGCCTCGCCGGGTTCTTCGGAGGCTTCTCGGACTCGATCCTGTCCCGCACCACCGACATCTTCTTCGCGATCCCGGTGGTCCTCGGCGGCCTGGTGCTCCTGTCGGTCGTCACGAGCAGCACGGTGTGGCCCGTCATCGGGTTCATGGTGCTGCTGGGCTGGCCGCAGATCTCCCGCATCGCGCGCGGCTCGGTCATCACCGCCAGACAGAACGACTACGTACAGGCGGCCAGGGCTCTCGGCGCCTCCAACTCCCGCCTGCTGCTGCGCCACATCGCCCCGAACGCGGTCGCCCCGGTGATCGTGGTCGCGACCATCGCGCTCGGCACCTACATCGCCCTGGAGGCGACCCTGTCGTACCTCGGCGTGGGCCTCAAACCCCCCACGGTCAGCTGGGGCATCGACATCTCCGCGGCCTCCGCCTACATCCGCAACGCCCCCCACATGCTCCTCTGGCCGGCCGGAGCCCTCGCGGTCACGGTCCTCGCCTTCATCATGCTCGGCGACGCGGTCCGCGACGCCCTCGACCCGAAGCTGAGGTGA
- a CDS encoding ABC transporter ATP-binding protein, whose product MLLEVRDLHVEFRTRDGVAKAVNGVDYGVDEGETLAVLGESGSGKSVTAQAIMGILDVPPGKITGGEIVFQGQDLLKLKEDERRNVRGARMAMIFQDALSSLNPVLSVGDQLGEMFVVHRGMSKKDARARAVELMDRVRIPAAKERVRDYPHQFSGGMRQRIMIAMALALEPALIIADEPTTALDVTVQAQVMDLLAELQREYNMGLILITHDLGVVADVADRIAVMYAGRIVEQAPVHDIYKAPAHPYTRGLLDSIPRLDQKGQELYAIKGLPPNLMHIPPGCAFNPRCPMARDVCRTDVPPLYDVDDRRTSACHFWTECLNG is encoded by the coding sequence GTGCTGCTCGAAGTGCGTGACCTGCATGTGGAGTTCAGGACCAGGGACGGGGTCGCCAAGGCGGTCAACGGGGTCGACTACGGGGTGGACGAGGGCGAGACCCTCGCCGTGCTCGGGGAGTCGGGGTCCGGGAAGTCGGTGACCGCACAGGCGATCATGGGGATCCTCGACGTTCCTCCGGGGAAGATCACCGGCGGCGAGATCGTCTTCCAGGGGCAGGATCTGCTGAAGCTGAAGGAGGACGAGCGGCGCAACGTCCGTGGTGCCCGGATGGCGATGATCTTCCAGGACGCGCTGTCGTCGCTGAATCCCGTACTGAGCGTGGGAGACCAGCTCGGCGAGATGTTCGTCGTGCACCGCGGGATGTCGAAGAAGGACGCTCGGGCCAGGGCCGTCGAGCTGATGGACCGGGTGCGCATCCCGGCCGCCAAGGAGCGTGTGAGGGACTATCCGCACCAGTTCTCCGGCGGCATGCGCCAGCGCATCATGATCGCGATGGCGCTCGCCCTGGAACCCGCGCTGATCATCGCCGACGAACCGACGACCGCCCTCGACGTCACCGTCCAGGCCCAGGTGATGGACCTGCTCGCCGAGCTCCAGCGCGAGTACAACATGGGGCTCATCCTCATCACCCACGACCTCGGTGTCGTCGCGGACGTGGCCGACCGGATCGCCGTCATGTACGCGGGGCGGATCGTCGAGCAGGCCCCCGTCCACGACATCTACAAGGCGCCCGCCCACCCCTACACACGTGGACTCCTCGACTCCATCCCCCGGCTCGATCAGAAGGGGCAGGAGCTGTACGCCATCAAGGGATTGCCGCCCAACCTGATGCACATCCCGCCGGGTTGCGCGTTCAACCCCCGGTGCCCGATGGCCAGGGACGTCTGCCGCACGGACGTACCGCCTCTGTACGACGTGGACGACAGGCGGACGAGTGCCTGTCACTTCTGGACGGAGTGCCTCAATGGTTGA
- a CDS encoding ABC transporter ATP-binding protein — protein sequence MVEPILEVGGLVKHYPLTRGILFKKHIGAVKAVDGVDFALAKGETLGIVGESGCGKSTVAKMLVHLERPTAGAIKYKGEDITKLSGKALRTVRRNIQMVFQDPYTSLNPRMTVGDIIGEPYDIHPEVAPKGDRRRKVQDLLDVVGLNPEYINRYPHQFSGGQRQRIGIARGLALRPEIIVADEPVSALDVSVQAQVINLLDRLQSEFELSYLFIAHDLSIVRHISDRVGVMYLGRIVEIGRDAEIYDHPTHPYTQALLSAVPVPDPEAREHRERIILTGDVPSPTNIPSGCRFRTRCWKAQERCALEVPALAVPAEFRFAGGPAAHDSACHFAEEKQVVPTEEPE from the coding sequence ATGGTTGAGCCGATCCTGGAAGTGGGTGGACTGGTCAAGCACTATCCCTTGACGCGGGGCATTCTGTTCAAGAAACACATCGGTGCCGTCAAGGCCGTCGACGGAGTGGACTTCGCCCTCGCCAAGGGAGAGACCCTCGGCATCGTCGGGGAGTCCGGCTGCGGCAAGTCGACCGTTGCGAAGATGCTCGTCCATCTCGAGCGGCCGACCGCAGGGGCGATCAAGTACAAGGGCGAGGACATCACCAAGCTCTCCGGCAAGGCGCTCAGGACGGTCCGCCGCAACATCCAGATGGTCTTCCAGGACCCGTACACCTCGCTCAACCCCCGGATGACGGTCGGCGACATCATCGGGGAGCCGTACGACATCCACCCCGAGGTGGCGCCCAAGGGAGACCGGCGCAGGAAGGTCCAGGACCTGCTGGACGTCGTGGGCCTCAACCCCGAGTACATCAACCGCTATCCGCACCAGTTCTCCGGCGGTCAGCGCCAGCGCATCGGCATCGCGCGCGGACTGGCCCTGCGCCCGGAGATCATCGTCGCCGACGAACCGGTCTCCGCCCTCGACGTCTCCGTCCAGGCCCAGGTGATCAACCTCCTCGACCGGCTCCAGAGCGAGTTCGAGCTGTCGTACCTCTTCATCGCGCACGACCTGTCCATCGTCCGGCACATCTCGGACCGGGTCGGGGTGATGTACCTCGGGCGGATCGTCGAGATCGGCCGGGACGCCGAGATCTACGACCATCCGACGCACCCCTACACCCAGGCGCTGCTGTCCGCCGTGCCGGTGCCCGACCCGGAGGCCCGCGAGCACCGGGAGCGGATCATCCTCACAGGTGACGTCCCGTCCCCGACGAACATCCCGTCCGGGTGCCGCTTCCGCACCCGTTGCTGGAAGGCCCAGGAGCGCTGCGCGCTGGAGGTCCCGGCGCTGGCGGTGCCCGCGGAGTTCCGGTTCGCGGGCGGGCCCGCCGCACACGACTCGGCGTGCCACTTCGCGGAGGAGAAGCAGGTCGTACCGACCGAGGAGCCGGAGTAA